In Cololabis saira isolate AMF1-May2022 chromosome 10, fColSai1.1, whole genome shotgun sequence, a single window of DNA contains:
- the LOC133452751 gene encoding desmoglein-2-like protein → MSPLLKWSVFVGLGFPLIYSPVEGEGNGQHLQRKRREWILAPRPLYENQDYTTYDFIAKIRSDKENNRTIHYYLTGPGADQHPVGRFTVDRVTGFVRVHAILDREEIALYELKGVAKFANSNTNAENDVDVRIKVLDVNDCAPVIISKQVGYVNESSAAGTYVMRVIATDADEENTAHSKITYKIDSQSDPARMFSINSKTGEVKVTRNTLDRETKDTYRLKIIVTDMDGSSIGNSGTGEIEIKLLDINDNIPYLEQQRYEVSVKENTLGLVESKIRAVDMDIIHTDNWLAVYEIVSGNEAGYFSITTNKETNEAIIMVQKELDYEELKTVNLGVRVSNKAKYNFGSAMTGAASSKTYQIKVNVENEKEGPRFQPSTKVVVLSEDKSTVSINKVITTYAAIDSDTLQTATNVRYVKLYDADNWLIIDEKTAEIKLNKLPDRESKYLINGTYYAKIICVTNESPSQSATGTIAIQVEDFNDHCPELTIKNHTMCFESNAIFVTASDKDEFPNSAPFDFTVIEESEKQKWIVEPVNGTTVILRHQEGLWPGIYKVAVNIKDQQGKSCDRAQVIDLTVCTCNDGTKTCLLRRGSGASFGAPGVLLLLLGLLLLLLVPLLLMFCLCGAAARDFKPIPFETKQHLIAYHTEGQGEDKDVPLVQVPLEVDSGAIHFQNTNTFDCLGGLIESDGAGGGGAMFGNGMNTSTLTTKNMYQYNQYGQYGQNDMDYVGSGMAGGQDMSFTINRREVFDGMALSSHFLEDYYSNKSQAASQQVQEMDRHQIYNYEGDESLAGSVGCCSLLENDDDLTFLNDLGPKFKTLAEICKGSTLVSESAGAGVSVAPVRPVSPVRPSTSTHTHVHTHTETVRDRDRVNLTNLSASNVATGSSTVFKGEKFMESAQSSATVPRVHIQDNVAVPNQTLLIQQPAVYYTATPMYVVESKPQMVYVSGGSQQAVGQMGQVGLSQGMLQVGGLQTSQGMVLVDGQVGMGGATGQVVHGLSQGTLSRSTQVVMVEEGSSGAEQGTHLAQHFVQAGQGSTEGSLELGGAGAQVKTFSLGTLGAVGSNEDAETATAKLQGSQRVIMQHKKVTVTERKI, encoded by the exons ATGTCTCCTCTGCTGAAGTGGAGCGTTTTTGTCGGACTGGGGTTCCCCCTCATC TATTCTCCGGTGGAGGGAGAAGGAAATGGCCAACACCTccagagaaagagaagagagtGGATCCTGGCTCCCCGACCTCTCTACGAGAACCAGGATTACACCACCTATGACTTTATAGCCAAA aTTCGCTCAGATAAGGAAAACAACAGAACGATTCATTATTATCTGACTGGGCCCGGTGCTGACCAGCACCCTGTAGGTAGATTTACTGTTGACCGTGTAACAGGCTTTGTGAGAGTCCATGCCATACTGGACCGAGAGGAAATCGCCCTGTATGAG TTAAAAGGTGTGGCTAAATTTGCCAATAGTAATACCAATGCTGAAAATGATGTTGACGTTAGAATCAAAGTTTTGGATGTGAATGACTGCGCACCGGTCATTATATCAAAACAAGTCGGATATGTCAACGAATCTAGTGCAGCAG GTACTTATGTCATGAGGGTGATCGCCACTGATGCAGATGAAGAGAACACCGCCCACTCCAAGATCACCTACAAAATTGATAGCCAGAGTGACCCAGCTCGCATGTTTTCTATCAACTCTAAGACTGGAGAGGTGAAGGTTACGCGCAACACTCTCGACAGGGAG ACAAAAGACACATACAGGCTGAAAATTATTGTGACTGACATGGATGGATCTTCAATTGGAAATTCAGGAACTGGAGAAATTGAGATCAAACTTCTGGATATAAATGACAACATTCCATACCTGGAGCAGCAAAGG tatGAGGTGAGTGTGAAGGAGAACACGCTCGGTTTGGTGGAGTCGAAGATAAGGGCTGTTGACATGGATATAATTCACACCGACAACTGGTTGGCTGTCTACGAAATCGTTTCAGGAAATGAGGCAGGTTATTTCAGTATCACAACTAATAAGGAGACAAATGAGGCCATCATCATGGTACAAAAG GAGCTGGACTACGAGGAATTAAAAACAGTAAATTTGGGCGTTAGGGTTTCCAACAAAGCAAAGTACAACTTTGGCAGTGCTATGACAGGGGCCGCATCGTCAAAAACATACCAAATCAAAGTGAATGTTGAAAATGAGAAGGAGGGGCCCCGCTTCCAGCCAAGCACCAAAGTGGTGGTCCTCTCTGAGGACAAGTCCACCGTCTCCATCAACAAAGTCATCACTACATATGCAGCTATTGACAGTGACACACTGCAGACGGCCACCAATGTCAG GTACGTAAAGCTCTATGATGCAGACAACTGGTTGATTATTGATGAAAAGACAGCAGAAATCAAGTTGAATAAATTGCCTGATCGAGAGTCAAAGTATTTGATCAATGGAACGTATTACGCCAAAATTATATGCGTCACCAACG AAAGTCCCTCTCAAAGTGCTACCGGGACAATAGCCATCCAGGTGGAGGACTTCAACGATCACTGTCCAGAACTCACCATTAAAAATCATACCATGTGTTTTGAGAGCAATGCGATTTTCGTCACGGCTTCAGATAAAGATGAATTCCCCAATTCAGCCCCGTTTGACTTCACTGTGATTGAAGAGAGCGAAAAACAGAAGTGGATTGTGGAGCCTGTTAACG GAACAACCGTCATCCTGAGACACCAAGAGGGCTTGTGGCCAGGTATATACAAAGTGGCAGTGAACATCAAGGACCAGCAAGGGAAGTCATGTGACCGTGCCCAGGTGATAGATTTGACGGTGTGCACGTGCAATGACGGGACTAAAACATGTTTGCTGCGGCGTGGAAGTGGTGCATCTTTCGGAGCTCCAggtgtcctgctgctgctgctgggactgCTACTGTTGCTGC TGGTTCCCCTTCTGCTGATGTTCTGTCTTTGTGGAGCTGCAGCAAGGGATTTCAAGCCTATTCCATTTGAGACAAAGCAACACCTGATTGCGTATCACACAGAGGGACAGGGAGAGGACAAG GATGTCCCTCTTGTACAAGTCCCATTGGAAGTTGATTCTGGCGCAATACATTTCCAAAACACCAACACCTTTGATTGCCTTGGAGGTTTGATTGAATCAGACGGagctggaggtggaggagcGATGTTTGGCAATGGAATGAATACATCCACTTTGACAACCAAGAACATGTACCAATACAACCAGTACGGCCAATACGGACAAAACGACATGGACTATGTGGGTTCAGGGATGGCGGGAGGACAAGACATGAGCTTCACCATTAACAGAAGGGAAGTCTTTGATGGGATGGCTCTGTCTAGTCATTTCCTGGAGGATTACTATTCAAAT AAATCCCAGGCTGCTTCACAGCAGGTTCAGGAGATGGACCGCCACCAGATCTACAACTATGAGGGTGACGAGTCACTGGCAGGCTCCGTAGGTTGCTGCAGCCTCCTTGAAAATGACGACGATCTTACGTTTCTCAATGACCTGGGACCAAAGTTCAAAACTCTTGCTGAGATTTGTAAGGGATCCACCCTGGTGAGTGAGTCGGCGGGGGCTGGAGTCTCTGTCGCTCCGGTCAGACCAGTGTCGCCAGTTAGGCCGTCCACCTCGACCCACACGcacgtccacacacacacagaaacggtGAGGGACAGGGACCGGGTAAACCTCACCAACCTCAGCGCCTCCAACGTGGCCACTGGATCCTCAACTGTCTTCAAGGGGGAGAAATTCATGGAGAGTGCCCAGAGTTCAGCCACTGTCCCCAGAGTGCATATTCAGGACAACGTGGCCGTTCCCAACCAGACGCTGCTCATTCAGCAGCCCGCTGTGTACTACACCGCTACCCCCATGTATGTGGTCGAGTCCAAGCCCCAGATGGTGTACGTGTCAGGGGGATCCCAACAAGCTGTAGGCCAGATGGGCCAAGTTGGCCTGAGTCAGGGGATGCTGCAAGTTGGGGGTCTCCAAACCTCTCAGGGCATGGTGCTTGTTGATGGGCAGGTAGGAATGGGCGGGGCGACGGGTCAGGTAGTACACGGCCTTTCACAGGGAACACTCTCCAGGTCTACACAAGTAGTGATGGTTGAGGAAGGGTCTTCAGGAGCAGAGCAAGGTACACATTTAGCACAGCACTTTGTTCAGGCCGGACAGGGATCCACAGAGGGGAGCTTGGAGCTGGGAGGTGCAGGCGCGCAGGTGAAAACATTTTCACTGGGTACACTCGGTGCTGTGGGGTCAAATGAAGACGCTGAAACAGCCACAGCCAAACTGCAAGGCAGCCAGAGAGTGATTATGCAGCACAAAAAAGTCACAGTGACTGAGAGAAAGATTTGA
- the dsc2l gene encoding desmocollin 2-like protein: MAKVLIYTVCSMLVMSHVETCYVPGSQYVLVPETIPTGYLITKVEAVGCDSKSLRLTVSDPTFSIDSSGAVAALRPLWVTTKGRTFSVRAQDYSGQQTEMEVHLYIPAIYDTDTKGTGLLRRSKRRWGPPPLYLLENDSGPFPKDLETVVSDSVVKCQCEVFYEISGPGVDEHPVGLFSVIPDTGMLKVHRTVDREEFPKFRLRVEVFNKATRQPTDDPLNIEIEVDDMNDNAPEFVDQLQFTVLEHCDTGTVVGKVNTTDKDKADTEHVKINYQLLSNKDLFAINAQTGVITTVSKSLDREVKDTYMVLVQIKDLSGRPQGLTNTATATISLTDINDNPPTFKSSSLKATVKENESEQLILRIPVEDKDLINTPNWISKFVITKGNENGNFRIATDPKTNEGLLYVTKPLDHEKNPNVKLEIQARNEAELSGTSSQWMSIPVDVTVTDVDEGPEFTAPIMRLTIKENLPNGTVIGTYKAVDPETETSEGIKYYKVDEPAAWINLNRDTGELRVANTIDRESHFVKDGIYNITVKAVDATAKTGMGKVVLVIEDENDNEPRVAPEMFMCENKDTNLASAVIVAEDGDQTPYSAPFRFSVATGHEDVWSMNYLNGTAATLHQVKELPSGFYKVPVMVTDLQGSGREQTVKVRLCQCRDGVCMDKESSVSFGPLGILAMLLPLLLLLLLFLVLGFFCLTTRDTAEFEDLGYSGGNLLTSNIEGPGDEVDCIPVLPSDLQQTVKGSVKGSLVNVAWPGQKSFSTIGGQSMHGGGFQQGLSTTEMQDYTNTNQYNTQYFGNQFTGSGATLDYRRVTQDSAYHHNWLTNGVYLDQKLSYMGNESDGRYADDIIHSFRYEGAGSAAGSVGCCSDHEEDNNLDFINTLGPKFNRLADVCKKT, translated from the exons ATGGCCAAAGTATTAATTTATACCGTTTGCTCAATGTTG GTAATGTCCCACGTGGAGACGTGTTATGTTCCTGGTTCTCAGTACGTGCTGGTGCCAGAAACTATTCCTACCGGATACCTGATCACCAAAG TCGAGGCCGTGGGGTGCGACTCCAAGTCCCTGAGGTTGACGGTGAGCGACCCCACCTTCAGCATTGACAGCAGCGGAGCCGTGGCCGCGCTGCGTCCTCTCTGGGTGACGACCAAAGGGCGGACATTTTCTGTGCGGGCGCAGGACTACAGTGGACAGCAGACCGAGATGGAGGTTCACCTGTACATACCTGCGATATACGACACGGAT ACTAAAGGAACAGGGCTCCTTAGGCGCTCCAAGCGCCGCTGGGGCCCCCCGCCGCTCTACCTGCTGGAGAACGACTCGGGCCCCTTCCCCAAAGACCTGGAGACG GTTGTGTCCGATTCAGTAGTCAAGTGCCAGTGTGAGGTGTTCTACGAAATCAGCGGCCCTGGAGTCGACGAGCATCCCGTCGGGCTGTTCTCTGTCATCCCCGACACCGGGATGTTGAAAGTGCACAGAACAGTGGATCGCGAGGAGTTTCCCAAGTTTAGA TTAAGGGTCGAAGTTTTCAACAAAGCAACGAGACAGCCAACAGATGATCCTCTGAACATCGAGATAGAGGTAGACGACATGAATGACAATGCCCCGGAGTTCGTGGATCAGCTGCAGTTCACCGTGCTGGAGCACTGcgacacag GGACGGTGGTTGGCAAGGTCAACACCACGGACAAGGACAAAGCTGACACTGAACACGTGAAGATCAACTACCAGCTTCTGTCTAATAAAGACCTGTTCGCCATCAACGCTCAGACGGGCGTCATAACCACGGTCTCCAAAAGTCTCGACAGGGAG GTGAAGGACACGTACATGGTGCTGGTGCAGATCAAGGATTTGAGTGGCAGACCCCAGGGTCTGACAAATACGGCGACGGCGACAATTTCTCTCACGGACATCAACGACAACCCGCCGACTTTCAAGAGCAGCTCC cTTAAAGCCACcgtcaaagaaaatgaaagcgAACAACTGATCCTCAGGATCCCGGTGGAAGATAAAGACTTGATAAACACACCCAACTGGATTTCCAAATTTGTCATCACCAAAGGAAACGAAAACGGGAATTTCAGGATCGCCACGGACCCCAAAACAAACGAGGGCCTGCTTTATGTCACAAAA CCCCTAGATCACGAGAAGAACCCAAATGTAAAGCTTGAGATCCAGGCCCGCAATGAAGCTGAGCTCAGCGGCACCAGCAGCCAGTGGATGTCCATCCCTGTGGACGTCACCGTCACCGATGTCGACGAAGGCCCAGAATTCACTGCCCCAATAATGCGCTTAACCATCAAAGAGAATTTACCGAACGGCACCGTAATAGGAACCTACAAAGCAGTGGATCCCGAAACCGAGACCAGCGAAGGCATCAA GTATTACAAGGTTGACGAGCCCGCTGCTTGGATCAATCTCAACAGAGACACGGGAGAGCTGAGGGTTGCAAATACAATCGACAGAGAGTCGCATTTCGTCAAGGATGGAATTTACAACATAACTGTGAAGGCTGTCGATGCCA CCGCCAAGACAGGGATGGGAAAAGTCGTCCTTGTGATAGAGGATGAGAATGACAATGAACCCAGGGTCGCCCCAGAAATGTTCATGTGTGAGAATAAGGACACCAACCTTGCATCTGCGGTGATTGTGGCTGAGGACGGAGACCAAACACCGTATTCTGCCCCCTTCCGCTTCAGCGTGGCAACTGGCCACGAGGACGTGTGGTCCATGAACTACCTCAACG GCACAGCTGCTACGTTGCATCAGGTGAAAGAGCTTCCTAGTGGGTTTTACAAAGTCCCGGTTATGGTCACAGACCTGCAGGGGTCTGGCAGAGAACAGACAGTGAAAGTACGGCTGTGCCAGTGCAGAGATGGAGTCTGCATGGACAAGGAGTCCTCGGTGTCGTTTGGGCCACTGGGTATACTGGCCATGCTGCTGCCTCTACTCCTCCTTCTCTTGCTCT ttttagtcCTTGGGTTTTTCTGCTTGACGACGAGAGACACAGCTGAATTCGAAGATCTTGGTTACAGCGGTGGAAACCTGCTCACGTCAAACATAGAGGGCCCCGGCGATGAAGTA GATTGCATCCCTGTCCTACCCTCGGACCTTCAGCAAACGGTCAAGGGCTCTGTGAAGGGTTCACTCGTGAACGTGGCGTGGCCTGGACAGAAGAGTTTCAGCACAATCGGAGGCCAGAGCATGCACGGGGGAGGCTTTCAACAGGGCCTTTCCACCACTGAAATGCAAGACTACACCAACACCAACCAGTACAACACGCAGTATTTTGGAAACCAGTTCACTGGTAGTGGCGCCACCCTCGACTACCGGCGAGTCACCCAGGACTCGGCTTATCATCACAACTGGCTAACCAATGGGGTTTATCTGGATCAG AAGCTTTCCTACATGGGAAATGAGTCTGACGGGCGATACGCGGACGACATCATCCACTCCTTCAGGTATGAGGGGGCGGGCTCCGCCGCCGGCTCCGTTGGATGCTGCAGTGACCACGAAGAAGATAACAACCTCGACTTTATAAACACGCTCGGCCCAAAGTTCAATCGCCTCGCGGACGTGTGCAAAAAGACATGA